Below is a window of Planctomycetes bacterium MalM25 DNA.
GTCTGCTCGACCTGTCGGATGTGCTTCGGCGGTTCGAGCTTCAGGTAAGTCTCGACGAGCGTCATGCCCTGCTCGATCAGGCCGTCCCGGGTCTCGCGGGAACCGTACACGACCTTCGCCTCGTTCTCTCGGCGTTCGAACTCCTCAATCAGCTTCCAACGGACCTCCTCGACGTTGAGGTCAGGAACACTCGCCCGCTCGATCCGCTGAAGCTGGAGGTGGTACTCGGCGAGGGCCTCGTGGACCGCCCCGCCGAGCACCAATCCGCTGGCGACGGTGTCGCTTGGCAGCTTGAGGATCCGCTGAAAGTAGTACTGCAGCGGGCAGCGTTGGTACTGGCTAATAGCCGAGTACGACGTGTGGGGTCGATACCCCATCGGGGACCTCCATGCGGATCGAGGACGGGTAAGAACTTGCCGACGACGCCCGCTAGGTGCGAGCAGGCTGCTCCGCGGTGAGTCGGTCGAGGACCGTACCCGCCTCCCGCTTCGTCAGGTCGTAGAGGCCGACCGACTTGCCGAGGATGTCGGCGATGCGGCCTTCGAGCTGCGGCGTCGAGAGGTCGCTCCGCTTACTGATCGAGACGAGGTACTGGACCTGCTTGTTGGTCGCCGGCTCGTCGGGCTTGCCCTTGGCGGGACGCGTCTCGGTAGGGGCGGTCGGCTGCGTCCCGATCCGATTGACCGGTTGGGTCCGCGGTGCGGCGGCCGGTCGGGGCGTCGCCGGTGGGGCGTCCCGATGGGCGATCGCCGACTCGCCCTCGTACCGTTCGATCTGGTCGGTCAGCGAGGCGTCGGCTAGGTCGTAGATCTCGCGGACCTTCTCGATGACGCCGTCGGGGTCGTCGAGCGGGACGCCGACCTCGCCCTCGACGTTGATGCTGAAGCCGGTCGAGTTGTAGTCACGGGTTAGCTTGCGGCTCAGGCCGACGTTGACGCGGAGCATGACGAATCGCCTCGGGGTGCTAGGGGGACGACCTAGGTACCCGAGTCGGCAGCGTCTGCCGATGGCTTGGCTGGTATGAACCCCGAACGCCCGTGTTCTGCGGCCGTGAACCGATAAACGTTCGCGACAGTTTCGATGTCTTCTGGAGGTTCCTCGTTCTCGATCACTAGCACTTGCAGTGCTCCAGAATAGGTTGCCAGCGACCTGTAGAACTGCTCCTTAAACATCCTTGGCAGCGTGATGTCTTCCTTGTCGGGCTCGCGATAGACCGCCAGCGGAGTGTCTACGACTACGATTCCCGGATGGGGTTTGCCCTCTTCGATGCAGTAACGAGCTAGGCCGAGGTTGAACGCCGTACGCAGAACGGCACGAACGCCCTTGCCGTGGTCGGCTCTTTTTCGACCACCGATCACGATGTCTTGATCTTCACTGCTGTAGACCACTTCTGCGGCACCGGGGAAACCCCACTCATCCAGGAGTGCTCTTATCGACGCACCAAGTTTCTCGTACTCCACGGTGCGGAGCGTGCTACTCGGTTTACGACGGGCTTTCTTTCGGTTCTTCTCTTCCGCGAGGATGGACTCGTAGTTGTCGAGTTCTTCGTAAAGTACTTGACACCTCCCCAGTCGATCTCGGATTTCACGCAGCTCGCTGGATTGGCGAACGTACGTATCAATCCTCCCTTCGATCGTGGTCGCGAGGATCCGATCGAGTTCCGTGAGGCGGTCACGGAGGTCTGCCAGCCCATCATCGAGCGTCCGAAGCTCTTCGTCGGTGGAAGCACGCGTTTTCTGAAGATCGGTGAGCAGCCGCTTCACTTTCTCCGATTCTGCTTTCGCGGCCGTCACGACGGCTTCGGGAGATGCGGCCTGCTCAGCATGAGACTGAGAGTGATGTTCGTGTTGTGCTCCGCACACAGGACAACGGACTTCAGTGTGCTCTAGCAGAAGTCGTCCCGCTATACCGACTGCTTCCAAACGCTTTGCATCTGACTCGTACTGCGTCTGCAGCATGTCGAATCGCCGAGATACTTCATCGAGAACTCGCACTCGTGCCTCTGCAGACCTTACTCCTTGAAAGACTTCGGTGCGTTCTGCGTCATAAGATTGAGCTGACTCCTCCGCCATGGCGAGTTCGGCCAGGACACCGTCGAGAGCCCCTTCTACTTTCTCTAGCCTGCTGGCTACTTCCTCGGCGTCCTTCCCCGCGTCTAGCTTTTCGATACTCGCCTTCGTCCTGCTGATCAGCGAATCCAAGAGCTCTCGACGTCCTTGGGTTTCCCCTCTCAGGTGCTTTGGATCAGGTTGTTCTTCAACGTCGCTATCGTCGTTGCCTGTCAGCAGCAGATGAAGGACTCGTTCGGCTCCAGTTTGCTGCTCGTACGAATCAGCCGGTAAAGGAGATGAGTCGGAGACGATGTCCGTCTCGGTAACCACGACGAGCTTCGCGAGGTCGCGGAAGCTCAATGCCTTAGTGGTTCCCCTCTGGTTCGTCCTCACTTTACGATCTTCAAGGCCCGTCAGCCTGAGAAGCACTGATGAGATCGACTCGTCGTTCTGGCTGGCCGAGTCCTTGATGGGCACGCGGTCGCCATCAGCCTGGCGATACTCGACTGCCCCCGTCGCCAACGAACGCGAGATCTCGTGGAGACTGTCGTCGGAACGGCGAACTAAAGTTGCCGCGATATGGGTGTAGCCGACTGCTTCCGGAATGGCCTTCGGCGGCGTACGTGCCCCGAAGACGTAGTCGAGACAGTCGACTACGTAAGTCTTGCCGGTCTCAGACGCCCCTACGATGACACTAAGCCCATCCTCGAAACTGAGCGATGCCTCGGGGAGTGCCGTGCCGACGACGCTGATTCGGCGTATGTAGAATCCGGAACTCATTGCGCCCAGAGCTCCCAATCAGCGTCAGTCGCCATCTCGAACTCTGCCCCCCAATCTCCGAGATGGCGTTTGGCGTAAGCCCTTAGCTGTCGATCGTTTAGGGTCTTAAAGCGGCGATCTACCCACGACGCTCTGTCTCGAAGGGCAGCCAGATAGACTCCGTCACACGCATCCAGGAAGACCCCTGTATAGTCATTGGCGGAGTAGTAGATGCCGGCTTTCTGGTACCGCGTAGTCACCAGGCTGCGGCTGTAGAACAGCTGGAGACCTTGCCTCAGTGGGCCACGACGCACGAGTATCTCGCCGCTTCGGTATGGCGTATCGGGGTGGAGGCTTTCGGGGCCTTCCTCGATATCCGAGGAGTGGACGCACAGATAGTCGTAGATGACGAGCCTGCTTAGCGAAGCTTTGCGGGGAAAGATGGCTTCGAGGATCGTAGCCGCACGCAGTCCGAGCTCGACTGAGGAGTTGAAAGGATCTACGTTTGCCATCGTTACACCCACTTGAGCCGGTCGTCGTTAGACAGCTGGAAACAGATGCCGCTCCGATCGTTTGTGTGCATCCTTTCTACAAGGGCGTGATCGGTAATCTGTAACGCCCGTGCCTTTTCAACGACTGCCTTCACACGTTCGTAGCCGTCGGGATGCAGGTCGCGTGCCACCTGCTTGAGGCCATCATAGTACTGGTCCTTTAGCTGCTGGTACGATTCCGGGGGAAGGTTATCTCGTGAGAACGTGCGAAGAGATTCGGCACAGTAGAAGTCTCTCCTTGAGTCTTCAAAGTGCTCGGTTAGCACGGGGTCCGGCTGAAGGTCATCGACTGCTTGGATTGCGTGTTGAGAGTGACTGTCGTACGCGTCGAGCAGATGCTGCACGTACGTTAACTCTTCTTGAGTAATCGTCTTTGGGGCAGCCTTGGGGAGCGGCTTCCGTGGAGGCATTCCACCAAAGCGGTTCGTGTAGTACGGCGTCGATCTGTGCCCTTTGATGAGTTCATATGGCGATTCGTAGGAGAAGACGCTGAAGTCTGCCGCCTCAATGAGGCTCTTGAGTCCACCGGATAGTCCGATAGCTTGCTTCTTGATGATCTTTTCCTTGACCCACTTGTCCCAGTTAGACATCAGGCCATCGCGGAGGGCCTCTTGGTTACGGAACAGATCGCAAAGACTGGTACCAGCCCCTTGCGGAGCGACAAATCGATACTTGGAGGGCATCGAGTAGTCGCCACGCTCGACGTAGTAGAACAGCTTCCCCAGTTCGACCCAGATGTTGGTCGGAGTGAGTGGGTTCTTGTAGTGCTTGCACTGATAATTGTCCCACTCGCCAGCAGTCTCGTCGATCCATCCGATCACATCGCGGCCTTTGTCGCCGGCACCCCCGCACTGTTCAATCCGTTCGTAGCATGCCTCTAGCGAGGTGGCCCACTCGACCGTGAATGCCTCCCATTCACCGGAGCTGTAGGCCCGAATGCGATCGATTGGTTGAAAAGGTAGGCCCTGACGAGCGATATCCGGGGGTGGTGCCGCCAATTTCGGCGGCTTGGGCATGTCGATAGTCGTAAGCTTATCTGGCATTCCTTCACCCTACTCCATCGGCTCAGCGATCTGCCGAGTGACGTCGTCGTTCTTTAGGAGTGTGCCACGCGGCCCAGCTTTCCATGCGATCGAACGCGACCCGTAGGTCGGGACGGCTGTCAGGTTCTACCAGATCGCAGCAGCGTGCCGGAGGGTTCGAGGACTTGCTCCGCCTGATCGGGGACGAGAGCGACGCGAGTAGGGTCGCTTATGTGGTCTGGCGAGATTTTGATCGAGGTCGGAAAGGGGGAGGCTCAGGTGGCCTTCTGGGCAATTGCCGGTGGTGAGGATTCGGGGTCGATCCGCCGGCGACCTTCACGGGTTTGGTAGCGAGCCCCGCAGGCTTTGCACCGCAGGATCCAGTCCCAGTAGAAACGCTGGCCGGGCTTACGGACTTGCCCCTTGACCGATCGGTGAGTGACAGCCGTCTGGCAACGGGGGCACGGATCGCCGTCGACGAGGATTCGGGTCTGTCGGGTCTTGGGCCGGGATGCGACCGACTTCGGGGCCGGCCGGCGATGGTAGGTCGGATCGGTGTGCTTGAGGGGGGACGCGTTCGCGAGCCTCGCTCGACGGACGCAGTCGGCGAAGGCCTCGTCGTGAGGGTTGGCTAGAACGACGGACACCTGCCGGTCGGTAAAGGCCTTGTCGAGCTCCTTCCACAGATCGGCGTCCTTAATCGGCCGTCCCCCGACCCGGGCTCGCCAGTTATCGAGCCGCCACTGCTTTAGCCTTCCGGCGGCAATCGCGTCATAGACCCGGCGATTGCCGAGGTGTAGCTCAACTGTAGATCCCCGTGGGCAGTGACGCAGGGCCGCGGTCGCGGCGGCGATCGCCATGCGATCTTTGGTTGAGTGTCGGTAGGCCCGCTGGTCGCGGCTTCGACCGGTGGGGGTGACGACGAGGAGGCCATAGGCACCGGGGCCGCTCGGGTGGGCGGCGAGGCCGTGGGCGTAGGCGTAGGTGGTGACCTGTTCGGACATCGCGACAGCTCGATTGGGAGGCGTGCACGACCCGCTCACGGAGTCGCTATCGAACACCCGTCGGGGACCTAATCTCGACGAGGCTACTGGGGTGAGGCGGGCCAACTAAGGACAGCCACCCGTCAGGACCCGGCGGTCATGGTCGCCAACGCCAATGGCGGCGTAAGCTCACGAGCCAGTAATTTCAGCCACCGACCCGTGAGCGTACAGCCGCATCGTGTCATCGTCTCAGGCTATAGAAGAAGAGGCGGTCAAAGCCTAGCACGTTTCGGCTGTCTCCTGCGGAGCGAACCTGGCGACCGCGTCGCAGCGTTCACCATCGAAGCGGTAAACGATCAGTTCGGGGTCCGATTCCTCGGTCTCATCGAACAGGGTATTGTCGGTCCGCTTGGCTGAGGTCATCTCGACGGCGAATCGCATCGCGTCAGATTCGCTCTCAAACGACTTCATTGTCGTTTCATTTAACAACCAGTTCGTGGTCACAATAAAGCTGCCGAGCTTATGCATCTTTCTTACTTTGAGCTTGGTGAGAATGGGCGTCGGTATGGCCGAGAACGATGCGGCCGAAGTGGACCGACGCCGCTAACTCCTATACCCTCCAAGCTGTTACCCGCTACATACTGCCAGGGAGATCGGTGGCGAGCTGATACGGACGGCGGATCTAGGAAAGCCCCTTAACAGCCCGTTGATTTCTGTTGGTCGATCGTTCGGATGAGCCAGTCGAGGGCGGCGGTGAGTAGTTGGGCGAGTTGATCGAGGAGGCCCGCCAGGGCCTTGGGCTTGCCGGCCCCCAGGAGGCTCCGCAGGAGGATCGCCAGGTTGTGGGCGGCGGCCACGATCAAGTGTCGCTTCCGCACCTTCTCGATCCCCCGCAGCCGCGTCCGCCTCGCCCCGCCCGTCTCGCATGTGTGGGCGAACGTGCGTTCGACTCGTTCCGATCTCAGCTTCTGCAAGCGGCTGTTCTTCTCGGTCTTCGTCCGCCGCCGGTTGGCGACCACCGCTTCCTTCAGCCCGCTCGGTTTATCGGTCCAACGCCGCTGGTAAGGCGAGTTGGGCTCGGGGATGTAGGTCCGCACGTTCAGGCTCTCGACCAACTCCAACTGCCCCGCCGCGTGGTACCCCTTGTCCGCCACCACCTCCTCGAAGACCTCGCCCCGGCCCGCTTCGGACACGTGGGTCCGGGCCGCCATCGCCGTGTCGGCCAGCGTTCGCGAGTCGCTCTGGTCGGCGTGGTAGACCTCCGCCGCGACCACCAGCTCGGTCTCCAGGTCGATCGCGTGCTCCGCCTTGTACGCCAGACGCGTGCGGCCGTCCTTCAGCTTCGCGATCCGCGCGTCCGGGTCGGTCGGGGACTCCCACTCGGCGTTGCTCGTCTTCTTGTTCTTCCGCTTCTTGTCGAACCGCCGCAGGTCCTCGTCCGTGGGGTCTTCGCCTTCTTCGATCTCACCCGCTTCTTGCATCAACCGCTTGACGTACGCCTTCCAGTCCTCGCCCGACTCCTTGCGAACGATGCTCCGCATCGCCGCGTCCGCTTCGAGTGTCGTGGAGTCGACGCCGAGCGTCTTGCCCTTCAAGAGGCCCTTCTCGGCCGCCGCGGCGAGCACCAAGCGGAACGCCAGCTCATGGACCTCCAAGGGGAGCCGGTCGCGGGTCTTGCTCAAGGTCGAGTGGTCGGGGGTCCGTTCGGTGAGCTTCACCCCCAAGAACTCCCGCAGGCTGAGGCTGTCGGCGCACCGCCAGGCGATCCCACGCTGGCTGTCGATCGCTTCGAAGTACCCGACGAACAGCATCCGGAAGTACGTGCCCGGCGCGATCGAGTCGCGACCGCCCTGGGCGTCGTAGTACGGCACGCACGCCGCCTCGACCGCGTCGTCGAAGCCGCACTCCCCCAGCAGCCGGTTCAGCCGCCGGTAGAACGCGTGCCCCGGGCTCGCCGCCAGCTCGCCCGACGGCACGAACAGCTCCCCCTGCGACTCCCGCCGCCGCTTACCCATCCCCATCGCGATCCCTCCGTCGCGTCGACCTAGAAGCTCACAGACTAGCGCTATCTCGCCGCGATCGCGAGCGAGAAAATCAACGGGCTGTTAAGTGGCGAGGGCGAGGGCCTGCTCGAAGGCCCGCTGCTTGAGGCTGCGGCCCGGTCCGAAGAAGGCCGAGTGGAGGCGGCGATCGGCCCGGGTGCGGTCGTCGGGGCCGCGGGTGCGTTGATGGTGATCGACGTGCTCGCTGACGGCATTGACCGCCGCCCACAGGGTGCGGCGGACGCCGGGTAGGTCCTGGCCGAGACCTGTCTCGAACAGCTCGACAAGTCGTTCGTGGGTGCGGTGCCGTCGGCGTCGGGGGCTGTCCTTGGGTGGCGGCGGTAGGAGGTCGGTGAAGAACCGATCGACCTCGTCGCTGCTCATCGCGTGACGGGCGAGGAGGTTCGCCTGCTCGTGGTAGGTTTGGAACCGACGCTGGGCGAGGCCGAGGATCTCACGGGCCTCTTCGAGCCGGCCGCGGATGTCGCCGCGGTGGCGGATCGAGACGCCCTGACCGCGGCGGCGGCGGCGGTGGGCGAGCTGGTAGGTGTTGTGGCACACCGTGCGGACCGCCGTCGGGAACACGCGGAGGGACGCCGAACCGTCGTGCGTGTTCGACAGCATCAAGTAGGGGCGGGTGACGTCGTCGGTCTGGTTGATCCGCAGCTCACCGGGCATACGAGCGAGGAGCCAGATCTTCTCGCCTCGGCCGAGGGCCCCGGCGACCTCGTACCGCAGCTCGCCCTCCTCCACAAGGGCGTCCAGGAAGGCGAAGCAGTCGCGGTTGGCTATCACCTCATAGGCGGGGCCGACCGTGCCGAGCACTTCGAGGCTGTCCTGCCGGACGGTCGCCCTCCGCCCCGGGACGGGTAGTCCGCAGCTCGTCTGGAGGTCACACGTGGTGACCTCGTAGTCGAGTCCCGCCGCCTCGATCACCTCGGCCGCCGTCGCCGGTCGGTGGAGTCTTGTGCCGAGGCCGTGCCACGGCGTGATGCCGGAGTAGGCGATCGCGGGTTTTCCGTTGGTCGTCGCGAGGTCGTGCGGCACGGGTCGTCCTGGTCAGTATTGTAGGGGTTGCTGACCTGAGTACCCGCAAGTGGACCTAGAGGTTGTTGCGGGGGTGAGCCCACGAGTCCCTGACGCTCCTCCGCATCTCGTCTCGGAGTGCTTGGACGTCGTCGGGGTCAACGTGTCTTCGCGGCACGGTGCGATGCTCGTTTCCGTACTTGATCCGCGAGCTGATCGGTCGCCGCTGGCGTTCGCGAAGTTCTTCGAGGGGGTGTTGCCTTGGGCCTGCGATGGCGCCTGTTTGACCATCGCCTCGCTTGCTGTTGGTTGTTCTTTCTCTTTGTCTCCGTATCCCCCAAAGGGGTACATTCCAATACGTGTCACTTTCTGCGTTGAGACGCTCAGACGCCGCCCTCACTAGCGAGAGGGCATAGGCGACTGCGGCGTCGACGTCGAGCGGCACTTCCTTGTTCTGGCGTGACCTCTCTTCGAGAACGGGTTGAACCGCGAGACAATAGGTGCGAGCCCGACCGGTTCCGTTGGTGCTCCGCTTCTCGTTCCTAACCAGCCTCATCACACCACGCTCCACGACGGCATCAAGCAGCGGCTTGTAGCGTTTGCCGCTGCAGCGGGGCCAGGTGCGGAAGACACTTTTGGCGGCCATGGGTGCCTCCCAACCCTCGGGCTTCCCCACTCCGCAGGTCTTGGCGAACTCCAGGGCTCGGCAAGCGAACGCGACCTCGTCTTCGAAGGAGCCTTTGGTCCAATCGAGTAGCTCGACGATTCGAGCGATCTCTTCTGGGAAGAGCCGGGGCCGCCTGGCCGCACCCGCATCGGTCTCTGCGTCCATTGTCCACCGGACGATGTCGGCGTTTTGATCGGCGACACGGCGGGTGCCTCTTCGTAAGTCCTCATCGACGTCCTTTGAGACGCCTTCGCCGGTTGCGTAGACCCACTCGTTGAGAAACCTGATGGCTTCTGTTGCAGAGCAGTCTTTGACTTTGATTAGGTGCCACGCGATGTGCTTCGTGACAGTGACCCGGGTACCCGGACCCGGGATACCCTCTTCAATCATCCGCTTGGCCTCTGCGCGACTGCGGGGTGCCCGCACCAACGGTGGTTCGGTGTCGTCGCGTTCCGCAACGGTTCGATGACGACGTACATCCGCTCGTGGCGATCCACAGACCGACATGTACATCGGCTGGTGACTGGAAATTGCTGTGCTCGGTGTCCGGTGATTCGTGACGCTACCCGGTTCGAAGGTCGATCGGGCTCGGGCCCAAACGTCCTGCCATTTGGGTGTAAAGACTTCGCCCGCTTGGAATCTGCGGATGAACTCGATCCATGCCTCGGGGTCGAGCTGGCGATCGGGGAGCTTCCCGAACGGCAGTCGGAGCCCGTGGTTCTTGTGCGGGTAGACCTCGGTCTGACCGCGAGCGTCTTGGACGCCGATCATGTTGAACAGCGTCGCGACGTCCACGACGGGCATCGTCGAGCTGAAGAAGCCGATGAGATGCACACCGCCGCTGGGCGTATCAGAGATAAGCAGGCTCTGACGGGGAAACCCGAGCTTGATCATCGCCCCCAGGGCACGGTTGTACCGCCGCTGGTAGTCTTCCAGATCGTCGCCATGACAATCGACGTCGAGGGCGACCCAACGGGTGTACTTGGTCGGCCAAGGGGCCACCCACTGCGGTGGACGCCCTGGCACCCGGTCGCCGAGCAAGTGCCGGATGACGCGAGCCTCGTCGAGCCGGCCTTTCGCTTTGACCCAGTCTCGTGGATCACCGGATGCGGCCCTTGTCACCGAGAACTCGGGGTGGGCCGGGCAAAAGAGTTTGATGAAGGCGTTCAGTTCGGCTTGGGTGGCCCCGAGCATTCTTAGCTGCTCCTCCGGGCTGTAGCGTTTCTTCCATTGGCCGGCTTTGGTCTTGGTCGAGACGCCGTTGATCTCGTCGGGGTAGTTCGTGGACATGCTGAACGTATGAAAGAGAACAGCGGGCACCGGTAAGAACCGATACCCGCTGTCGTGTTGGAGTCGCTCACGGTGTAACTTGGCCGACTACCAAGACTCTTCAAGCGGCTCCATGTCCTGGACGACGAGAGCCGTCGAATCCGATTGCCCGTACAGGTCCGTGATGGCCGCCTGGGTCAACGAGGTGTGCCCGCGGTTCTTGAGCTGGAAGGGCAGCGTGTCGAGACCGTAGGGATCGAAACCGATCGCCTCCACCGCTTCAACCACGACTTCCGCGGACTCGAAAGTCATCCCTTCTTCTTGGAGCCGGCAAGTGAGGAAGCCGACCGCCTCCTCTTCCGACGGTAGATCGACACGCACCAGGTGCGGCAGGAGCAATCTCGCCAGATCATCGGCGAGCTTGTTTTCGTCGTCGCACGTCAGGAAGATCACGCGATTGGGCTGATCCAAGTGATCGCGCAGCTCACTGCACAGGACCTTCTGCTGAGCGTCGTCGAGCTCGTCGATCCGCGTGATGATGAACACGTCGGCATCCAGTGCGGCGATGCGTGTGACATTCGCTCCCGGACCCGACGGTTTCGCCCCTTTGAGGATCGTCGTTGCTTTCTCCTCAAAGATATCCGTGCGATCCGTTCGCCCGATTCGCCGGCAAGCGGAGCAGGGGTTGTCTCGGCAAAGCTGGCCGGACTTCTGTCCGGGTCCGTCGCACAGTGCTATAGCGGCGGCGTGCCGGGCCATGAACCTTTTGCCGACTCCTTGCTGTCCGTGGAAGGATACTAAGTGCAGCATTCCGTTCCGGTTGGTCTCGTCAAGCTGATTGACGACGGCAGACTTGCCTACTTGGTGGACTCGGCGATCGCCCCGGCAACGGGAACGCAGTTGGTTAGCTTTTAGGCGTGAGACGTAGCTCATGGTCTTTCTCCTTGAAGTTATGAAACTAGAACGCAAGTTGTGTCGCTGGAACCACTTGGGGTTTCAGGGAGGGCGTGCGAAGCCGATCGTTTGGGCTGCGTCATGCATCGGGAGGCAACTCCTTGGGGAGACGACGGAAGGGATTCTGAGCTTTGAAGGGCGGCACAGCGTCATCAGTGAAGCGGTAGACTTGATGCTTCCGTTTCGTCTTGAGATTCCGCTCAGGCCGCGATTCGAGGAGTCGTTCCGATTCGAGTTTCTTCAGGTACTTGGCGACGGTGTTCCATGAAATGTTCGTCGCCTCCGCAATTTCGCGGATGCTGAAGGCTTCACCAGACGGCGTCATGCGACGACGGGTCCGCTGTTGCGACTTCTTGCTCGCATAGGCATAGACGTGTTCGGCAAAGCTCGCCTCCTTCGGCGTTAACCTCACGTCCTCGGTGAGCACGCTGGAGCTGTTGAGGAGCCGACGAACGAAGCCGTAGTCGCCGTCGGCAACGGCCCAGTCGGCATCCCCATCGGTCGTGCACCGGAGCCAGACCGCAGCGGAGATCAATGCGTTCAGGACGAGCCAGTGATTGCCCGTTGGCTTGATTCGCAGGTCGTCGAGTCGTCCGAGACGAAGTAGAGGCTGGTCGCCTCGGGCCTGATGCAGGAGCTTGGTGATGAGCAGGCCCTCAGGCGATATGTTGATGACGGGGCGTCCAAACTGATGGCTGGCATGCCTGGCAGCGAAAGCGTGCTTTCCAGGCGGGCTGGCTAGCGCCAGCCGTGGTCCCGCCACGGAGCGACTGGGACCTGTGGTAGAGATCACGATCGACGTCGAGCCCTCACCGTCGAAACGCGTCGCCGTGTCTTCGAGAAGGCGATCCGCCACCTTATGACTGGC
It encodes the following:
- a CDS encoding ribonuclease H; its protein translation is MSEQVTTYAYAHGLAAHPSGPGAYGLLVVTPTGRSRDQRAYRHSTKDRMAIAAATAALRHCPRGSTVELHLGNRRVYDAIAAGRLKQWRLDNWRARVGGRPIKDADLWKELDKAFTDRQVSVVLANPHDEAFADCVRRARLANASPLKHTDPTYHRRPAPKSVASRPKTRQTRILVDGDPCPRCQTAVTHRSVKGQVRKPGQRFYWDWILRCKACGARYQTREGRRRIDPESSPPAIAQKAT
- a CDS encoding Transposase DDE domain protein, which translates into the protein MGMGKRRRESQGELFVPSGELAASPGHAFYRRLNRLLGECGFDDAVEAACVPYYDAQGGRDSIAPGTYFRMLFVGYFEAIDSQRGIAWRCADSLSLREFLGVKLTERTPDHSTLSKTRDRLPLEVHELAFRLVLAAAAEKGLLKGKTLGVDSTTLEADAAMRSIVRKESGEDWKAYVKRLMQEAGEIEEGEDPTDEDLRRFDKKRKNKKTSNAEWESPTDPDARIAKLKDGRTRLAYKAEHAIDLETELVVAAEVYHADQSDSRTLADTAMAARTHVSEAGRGEVFEEVVADKGYHAAGQLELVESLNVRTYIPEPNSPYQRRWTDKPSGLKEAVVANRRRTKTEKNSRLQKLRSERVERTFAHTCETGGARRTRLRGIEKVRKRHLIVAAAHNLAILLRSLLGAGKPKALAGLLDQLAQLLTAALDWLIRTIDQQKSTGC
- a CDS encoding DNA polymerase III subunit delta'; protein product: MSYVSRLKANQLRSRCRGDRRVHQVGKSAVVNQLDETNRNGMLHLVSFHGQQGVGKRFMARHAAAIALCDGPGQKSGQLCRDNPCSACRRIGRTDRTDIFEEKATTILKGAKPSGPGANVTRIAALDADVFIITRIDELDDAQQKVLCSELRDHLDQPNRVIFLTCDDENKLADDLARLLLPHLVRVDLPSEEEAVGFLTCRLQEEGMTFESAEVVVEAVEAIGFDPYGLDTLPFQLKNRGHTSLTQAAITDLYGQSDSTALVVQDMEPLEESW